Within Vicia villosa cultivar HV-30 ecotype Madison, WI linkage group LG1, Vvil1.0, whole genome shotgun sequence, the genomic segment ttttgcttttttggagtgtgaaaaagaggatAGTTTTAGGTGGGCCATGGAGGTGTGTCGCTCACTTTTGAAAAAACAAGTCGAGATGCCTAAGGCGATTGTTACGGGCCGCGACCCCGCTTTGATGAATGTGGTTGCAAATGTATTTCCTTCTTCCgatgcattactttgtcgatatcacatatcatgtaatgtgagaagtaaggttaatCCCGCCGTGGTGAAAAAACAAGTACCGACCGAAGGTGGGAAAATGGTGAAGCCCGAAGTGATTGTTGaccaaataatggatgcatgggcTTGTATTGCAAGTTCATCGAAAAAAGAATTATATGTCGATGTCGTATTGCAATTtcggaaaaaatgtgaaaaatatcgcgatttattgaaatatattgaaagcaccattcttgacaaagtgaaGGAGAAGTTTGTTTGTGCGTGGACTGATAAGGTCAGACACCttgggaatacaaccaccaaTAGAGTTGAGTCGGCACATGCTACTTTGAAAAATTGGTTGTGTGATAGCAAGGGTGATTTGTGTAAAGCATGGGACACCATAAATCACGTGATTTCGAACCAACACAACAAAATACAAACGTTGTTCGGTCGGAGCATTACGGTTTTGGAGCATCGAtttaagaacaacatcatttactCTCAATTGATCGGCAATGTGTCTCTCGAGGTGAAACAATTGGTGGCGATACCGCAAAGTGTGGTTGCACTATTACTATCACGTATGGTCTCCCGTGTGCTTGTGTTATTGCTAAAAATGTGAGATTAGGTGAGCCAATAATAATGAATGAAATCACTCCTTATTGGAagagacttagttttgatgatgatgatgatgatgatgatgattgtgccGAAGAAGATTCGAATATCACTATTATTTCCGAATTGGAGGCGATATAAGAGGGATTTTCGAAGGCCGATGACAGCATGAAATTATGCTTTAAAGAACAATTGCGGAGGATTGGATTTTCAGAAACAACCGACATGAAACCGTCGTCTCAACCCGTTAAGACAAAAGGTGCTCCGAAGAAAGTGAGGTCTACGCCAAATGACAACTCGACAATACAGTCTCCTTCATATTATGAGCACGTCGACAAACTCTTTCTAGACTCACCTACTCCGAAATCGCAAAAGTCTCAAAAGAGTTCAAACAAGGGAGCTCACCTAAGAAAACTGCCTCCGACACCTATTCCATCGCAAGTTCCGCAAGTATCGACTCCGATTCAAGTTGAAGAGGTACAAATTGCTCCAAAAATTCCACTGATTGACGAGATGcagatttttatttataaatacatcGACCAGATCGTCAATGTGGTGGGGGACGGTAATTGCGGATTTCGGGCCGTATCGGCTCTGCTTGGTAAGGAAGAGGATTCCCATGAGCTTGTTTGTCATGATCTTATCGACGAGTTGGTGAACCATAAAGACtcgttgatcagtggttttcacacatatatttaccgtggtttttaagtatgtttaagttatgttattgagtgttttatttctttattcgtcaatttatgctttggttgtatgttttaatgttttcagactGATATGGAGAAAttggagtaaatcagtgcgaaactcggagttttgaggaagttcagaaaataACTTTCAGCAGGCCTGACACGGGTgaccgtgttgctcaacacgggccgtgtcaggaagagagctgggagcaaagtttgagagaaaggaaaaacagtgaagcaacacgggtgcccgtgttgcacaacacggcccgtgttgcacatcctgggagtcaacaataaaaattaataggacaggggaccaacacgggtgcccgtgttgcacaacacggcccgtgttgggtttgacgctgatttcagtgatttttgtgattttgttcagtggtttgcctgcaagggtgtttttgggatttccaaccaacttaagtgagtctgcactatttaggagggttttcaagatgaattagggatcttttggccacacgaagaattagaggattgagagaagaagcctatgcaattggagaagaacagagaactctcatgagcggaagccattgaagatcaaagttcgtcatctctattgtaatgtctttatttgatatctttgtaatttctttggatgatatgagtagctaaaccccccaatgctaggggggtgtccctgattaacatttgtgatgattttgaattccgaatttcaataacatatttctcttttacattcaatttaatggtataaggtttttaatgctttcctcgtcggaccaactggattgatttatgactgacaattaggattgacctccattgttagggtttttataccgttatattatagtagatatcacctaggactagggataccctatagtaaccggattgttcttgattataataatatttgatttgatcactaatttcgaaggactttgggattaggatttcaatgttcaaaggtttgcccactaaggacttaggagcaaatacccttaagaaccggtaattgataagttgaactttgttaatgaaataagggttcagaattgttacatgttaatgcacacacctaccctggcatgttactcatatttggccaaatcaacctttttaagtttatttgcaaacaaaactccaaatatagttttttgtttaattgaaccattatttaaactcgatattaacgtgcagtccttgagatcgacattcggggaatttccctattattactacagaggcaaaatagtacatttgctattttaccgatcactcGTACACACTGGTATTTGGAGACAAAACCAAATTTCAATCGGTCAACAAAGCTCTTGTTCCTTGGGGGCGCCTACGCACCGGTTTCGCATTGGATGAGATTCCCGGAAAtgggacatcttattgcatgTGCATATGACATGGTATGCATTGACTTGACGCGCTATGGTTTTTCGGAAACTTTTTTCCGCTCTGCACCACACCTCCTACAAATCCAATTGATCGTATAATATGTGTTGGATGGCTCGCCAAATCGCGTCATTTTATATAAGTTTACTTGAAATCGGGATGCCCCATACCACCTACGTCACCGGAATGGAATCTTCATCATACCGAACTTGCCGAGACGTGGCCGGAGGTATTTGTTGATAGGATGCATGaattcgaaagattgaagaatatcGATAAAATCTCGAATGCagaaaagtcaaaattggaaccaccaatagatttagttgGCGACAGTTATTTTGATGTATTTAtctagtttcaaagtgtaatatatgcactctataacattgcaatataatccttttttgtgtttgtgtatttgtgtgtttttgtgtttttgtgttttttgtgcTGCTACTGCTTTCTGTTCTAGTTTAAAAATAACAGGAAAACTTCcatagatccatctacggaagggtattaaaatgaaaattataggtctttaccatatatgcatctacggaaaggtGTTACGTATGatccttccgtagatacatctacggaacttTGTGTGACAGAGACTGTGTGGTCCATATTCTCTAAAGgcttctataaatttggggtttaTAGGTTTGCATTACACACAAGCACAAACCCTAAACACAAGCACAAAAACCGaattaggccagatggatgtcaccgaaCATCAATGAAGCGTCCCGATCCTAAACCGAAATACCGCATAAGGGACGGGCATGTCattttctctcccgtcaaaccACCCGTGCCGGTGaagttttggaatatccattcctTCGACCAACTTAAGAGGACTATCATGTCTTTTTTAGATGGGGAGTACAAATCCGGAGAAGAAATTAAaaggatccagaggcttagaacaagtacCTCGTTTGCGGCCAGAAAAACGGAACGTTGGTGGGTTGAAGTGAAATGGAACATGGAtttcattcaaatgatgcatggattagatgacattgttttaaccctTGTGATTTATTAGatctattagtttttttaattttctgtttGAAATTTAGGTGTAATATCgattaatcaatgaatcaatgcaaTGTCTTTTATGTTTAGAAATGCTTCTGTTTTGGTTTTCTAGGTACTGGatttattccgtagatgcatatacggaaggcttctgtaggtgcatctacggaacagaacaacgttaaataaaaaaaatgcttcCGGAGATCCATCTATAGAAGCACAGGAGTAAAATGGTCAATTCGGTGGTGCGTAAAAGGACCATGGAGTTGAGTGagaaattctctaaaattatAAGTTTTTAAGTAAGACAAAATTCTTTTACAACTTAATTATTATACTAAAATCTCTTATAGGTGTTGGAATTATGGTGTGATATGCATGATGGTGCCATTGTGATACTTCTAAAATTAAGAGAATGAGACAATTAAGATAAGAGAATTTCTTAACTCATCCCATAGATATGACACGCACCACCTAATTGACAAAATTGTTCTTGTGCTTTCGTATATACATCTTCGGAAGCACCCTTTttttaaacttgatttttttcGTAAATGTATCTATGGAACCtcttaaaacatagtgaaacatgggattttcctaattaattggaaaaatcataatcttccgtagatacatctacggaagatttcattttgggattttcccaattaatttgtaacttaatttgggattttcacaattaattggaaaaatattaaatttcactatgttttaacgaTTACGTAGATGTCatcaaacttaattaatttgggattttcacaattaattgagaaaatctccaattaaattacaaattaattgagaaaaatctcaaattctcaattaattgggaaaaatctTCCGTATTTACATCTAcgtgtcataccccgaaatttgcccgatcaaatctgcgTCAATTAATTCATCAGGAGTATTAAATTGagagtcatggggtttaacatttTGATTGGAAAACCCACTCTCTTATAAAAAAATCCTGAATTAAAATGGGGTTAAAATTAGAAGGTACTTGGTCCAGTCATTTGGCCCATCTACcttattttttgggttttttagtcattataattcatttttatatttactttttttattcaACTTaccatttattttttatcattattactagaattattatttttgtaaattttactaactattgattaggattattaatattatggtattattaggattattaataTTAGGAGTATTATTGATTACTGTTTTATTAGGAATAACTATTAGGTTAATTAGGACATTAGGCCCATTAGGAAAGAAAACCTaatttgactaatataaataGGATTGATTTTAACAAATTAGAGGAGGCCACCCATTTTAACCCGTGTACATATTCTCTTCCTCCCTTTCCCGTATCAACTATTGATTATCACAAAAACAGAGGCCACTTTTGAGTCACAGAACTTTTTTTTCGATTTCTAACTAGCATTCTTTTTTTACACATACCATTCACACTAACAACAATTCTACCACATTTCTTTCACAGCAAAAGCTAACAATTTCATGTATATATTCTCACGTAGAAAAACCTGTATCACCTAAACCATATCCCAATCTACCATCAAAGCCACAATATGTAAATATGTTTCTCAAAAATCAAAGATCCATCCCTTTTTATATACGTCGTCCACCCTTAAAAAAAAAACCCAATTCCAAGCATACTATCCCCATGAGCATGTTCTTCATTCCATTGAGTCCAAACCATTCAAAACCAGTGACCCCGTAAACTGAAAGCATAGCGGTAGCAAGTTTCAGAATATATATTttggatcaaaagaaaataaggcaCATTGTAGACCCGATTTGTTGCTCCTCTTCCAACGCCAACGTGATCCATCCTCGTCATCGCGAAGCTACAACAAACAAACAAGCCTTTGCAACATCATCTCGTGGGAATTACAGAAGAAAGAGAGGAATAGATTTATTGTTGTTGTGAATACCATGGTCTTTGAAAGAGACAATCTCGCCTATTGTTAATTTGCAGATTGAATTGAAAAGCGGAACGTTAGCAGCACCTTCAGCTTCGAACAACATCATCATTTTCAGAACCGAAGCGAGTTCGGCGCAGCAACCATCCACCGTGAAGCCACACGCGTCCACCCACATCACCGCGAAACCGAGGCAGTGGCAACCTCACCGCGAATCTGAACACAACGCAGCAGTCCAATCGGCCGCCCTTTCTCTCCGACGAAGCCACCCCCCGCGGCCGGCACATCGTCGTTCGCCGACAACCCACTCCGATTCAAATCACACTCCGCGGACTCTCCCTCTGCAAATCGACAGCGCCGGACACCACCAATTCCGCTCCGCCACCGATTCCGATTTCGCTGGCTATGGATCTATCTCGGCAAGGTAACATTTTTGTTCTTTGATTCTTAATATTAATGTGAGTTTTTTTTGATTTGGTTTGCTAAGTTTTGAGAAGGTTTGAGGAGTATGGAAAACGTGTGAGGAAGAGATCTGAGTTTATATCTATTTGCTATTGTTGGGTTGGTTTTCATTATCGCCACGTGTCGCTAACTGAGTGGGCATTCCATTTGGTTGAAAAGTCAAAAAATATGGAGAAGGGGATGTACCGCCCCTGTTGGTTTCTATGTTGTGTTTTATtgtttctaattatttattatttgtattgttgttgattttaatttatttatcaaaacattaaaaatatatatattcacacaCCCTTTATCACTATCCTTTAATAACATACACcccctttaaaaaataaataacaaaatttaattaattaattttgtgaaattttaattgtttaattatttgttgtcttatggtgattaaatctaattttctcctcgaaccgactaaatctattagtcgcattagacgagaaataatttctgattatttaaataatataattgattcttaatctaattttctcctcgaaccgactaaatccataaatcgtattagacgagaaatgacttctaattatttaatttatttgttaattcTAATTTAAGTAGCTCTTGttgaattctctcctcgacccgactaaatctattagtcgcattagacgagagataaaaaatacataaattcaaaacatatttaatttgctgcccgcgacgatcaatccatcgatctgagtaaccagcaatgccccataatccgttagctatactgatcaaatctattgatcaccgcatctaacggtgacatatcaaatcagggttgtacgcccaaacaaacacttaaaacacatcaaaccaccaactacggattttcatcctttcgaatcaggcaactcaaaatgcctttcaaatcaaattcaaaactacgacaggccattcaaaaagcctcaaaacaacttcaaatacattcaattcaattcaaaggcgtacaatcctgtgcccgaactacgtagactccgtacgtaggcacttggataaccaaggcgagtccccctccctaaaatctcaatttttcccctattcactttcttagctattaaacctcaatatttcagccataaaactgttaccctagattcaaagccagtaggaaagggttgagggtgcctaacaccttccctcgacctgattataataacttaccccgatctccaaactgcgtagggtttcctattcgcccttcagaatagatggcgactctaaacctttcaattttagggcaggttgctacactacgGAAAGGTTTGATGGGGTTTGATAATAGagtgtttcgtagatgcatctacagaacttggaattttcccaattaattgagaaaatctcacgtttcactatgttttatacgcttccgtagatgtatagAGTGCTTCTGAATGTGCATCTACAGAAGCAtaagacaaaattaaaattttatgtgGTGTATAAGAGACATATGGGGTTGAATGAAAATCTACTCATTGTTATGTTATCATtatctttttaatataatatCATTAATGCAAGGTTCGTTAATTTAGGGGGAAACAATGTTATAACTTATAAGGTTATAATATGACAAAAATTATCAATGCACTCAATAGCTACAAATTTGCCCTTAAAATTTGGACAATCGTAATCAATTTCACATTTAATGTGAAATTTAATAGATTAATTATTCTACATTGGTAAAACGATATTATTAAACATGATAAAAAATTGTGTAGAAACTATATGAAGTAACGAAGAAATCATTTATCACTTTTGAATTGAAAAAatcttttataaaattataatagttATTAAATATTTCTTAATTATACAAGCGTATTTGTTTGTCCCTTTAACTTACCGAATAAGGAGCCACatgataataaattttttaaagtaAAGGGAAATCTATATTTTTTAACCTTCCATTACTCCTAAACTTATTGTTACTTTTTAATTTTCCATGATAATAAAACGAcaattttctttttgaaaaacAAGTTAAATAAGCAATTTTGTAAACAATAACAATGAATATTTAAACAATGACAACAATGAGAATTTATGTAAATAAACTCAGCACGATTATTAACTCATTCGCCATTTTTTTTCTTATGCATCTTTATAAATAATTCATCCAATCAATAATCTCTTTGAATTTTGATATTGGTTGGAAGGAGGATAGTGGATGTAATGACTTATGGGCAGTAGTGTGCCTTTTCCTTTGGAGCTGAGGAGAGTCATTACAATTCGTATTAAGGATTATGATATGGTGTGTAACATTGAGACTTACATAGAGGTGAAATGGATTTGCTGGTATCCTCATAATGTGGGGTGGATGAAGCTTAATTCAAATGGTGCTTATGATGTTTGAGGTAGAGGGGAATGTGGAGGTATCATTAGAGATAGTAGTGGTAAGTGGATAATCGGATTTTTCAAGAAATTGGAAATGCGCGATGGTATAGTTGTTGAATTATGGGGAGTtgtaatacagtgggagaactgactttttgttttgtttttcgcaAAATatgttgcggttagcaagagtcgccaccgacttttattttatccaattttattaGGAAATGCATAAAAGAACCGAAAAgacttttaaaagattttgagttcgggggtaggttatacaaagtgttagcaccctttgtatctgtggttatccatgagctcttaattgcttagctcactttgtttgacttGTGTGTGAGTGTTTGAAAATACTTTGGAAAAAGTTTAACTTTGTAATTATTCTTGTACGAATAAATACAAAgtgttatttttgaaaatatttgtgtTTGG encodes:
- the LOC131598655 gene encoding uncharacterized protein LOC131598655, producing MKLCFKEQLRRIGFSETTDMKPSSQPVKTKGAPKKVRSTPNDNSTIQSPSYYEHVDKLFLDSPTPKSQKSQKSSNKGAHLRKLPPTPIPSQVPQVSTPIQVEEVQIAPKIPLIDEMQIFIYKYIDQIVNVVGDGNCGFRAVSALLGKEEDSHELVCHDLIDELTDMEKLE